In one Streptomyces sp. NBC_01288 genomic region, the following are encoded:
- a CDS encoding VOC family protein, translating into MTEARGSAGLNGDTHTRRTQGSPCWVSLMVHGMATTQEFYGELFGWEFQPGPQQLGPYARALLDGQEVAGIGQLPPDRHLPIAWTPYLASDDVDQTAETVRMCGGTVGVGPLDAAEAGRLAIGSDPSGAVFGIWQASDHLGTILTGVPGTPAWNELLTSETASVAKFYEAVFGYEEVPVASADLDYVTLHLDGHPVAGIHGVGTALPRDRGPHWMTYFEVADTDEALRRVTDLGGHILTPPHDSPHGRVATVADPEGAMFSVIEGPR; encoded by the coding sequence ATGACCGAGGCACGGGGGTCGGCCGGCCTGAACGGCGACACGCACACTCGGCGTACGCAGGGCTCGCCCTGCTGGGTGAGTCTGATGGTGCACGGGATGGCCACGACTCAGGAGTTCTACGGAGAGCTGTTCGGTTGGGAATTCCAACCCGGTCCCCAGCAGCTCGGCCCCTACGCGCGGGCCCTGCTGGACGGGCAGGAGGTGGCCGGCATCGGGCAACTGCCTCCGGACCGGCATCTGCCCATCGCGTGGACGCCGTATCTCGCCTCGGACGACGTCGACCAGACGGCCGAGACGGTACGAATGTGTGGCGGGACGGTCGGGGTGGGCCCCCTGGACGCGGCCGAGGCCGGCCGGCTCGCGATCGGCTCGGACCCGTCGGGGGCGGTCTTCGGCATCTGGCAGGCCTCCGACCACCTCGGCACGATCCTCACCGGCGTCCCCGGCACACCCGCCTGGAACGAACTGCTGACCTCCGAGACCGCGAGCGTCGCCAAGTTCTACGAGGCGGTGTTCGGCTACGAGGAAGTACCGGTGGCCTCCGCCGACCTCGACTACGTCACCCTGCACCTGGACGGCCACCCGGTCGCCGGCATCCACGGCGTCGGCACGGCCCTGCCCCGCGACCGGGGCCCGCACTGGATGACGTACTTCGAGGTGGCCGACACGGACGAGGCCCTACGCCGCGTCACGGACCTCGGCGGGCACATCCTCACACCACCCCACGACAGCCCCCACGGCCGCGTGGCGACGGTCGCGGACCCCGAGGGCGCGATGTTCTCGGTGATCGAGGGACCGCGGTAG